Genomic window (Campylobacter ureolyticus ACS-301-V-Sch3b):
TTATGTTAATACCTTGTGGAGTGATAATTTCTCTCCACATAATTTCCAATCTTTCATGACCAATTTCTGTATCGTTTGTATAAAATCCTATTGCTTTGCTTCCCCTTGGTATTAATACTGCTTTTCCCATTGTTGCGTATATATCTTGTTCTATTTGAGCTGTTACGACCCCATTTAAATCTGAACTGATTGCAGTTGTTAAAATTGCAGGTATCATTCTTCCAGCTCTGATTGTTCTATAAAGCCTATGTTCATTTGTGCTTATATCTATACTTTTTTGATTTGAAAAGCCATCAACACCAAATTTTGAGCTTTGATTAATGCTTGATATTTCACTTCCACGATCTGATAAAATTTGAGCTCTGATTAGTTTTTTCATTTTATATTCATAAGCTCTTTGATTATCCATTTGAATTTCATTTTTTAATTCTATTTGTTGTGTTTTTAAAACTTCTTGTTTTTCTATTGCTTTTTGTTTTAAATTTTCTTGTTCTTTTAAAGTATCTTCTGGGCTACTTGTTTGCTCATTTGGTTTGGTTTTTTCTTCAAATTCATCAAGTTTTTTAATAACTTCAACCATACTAGCTCCATCTTGTTTTGGTTCTTTTTTACCAGCTTTATAAATATAATCATCAACTGGAAATTTAGAATTATTAAACAGATGATCCAAATTTGACTGATTTTGTAAATTTTTCATTTCTTCGTCTGTGAAAATATCACCACCAAAAAGGGGAGATGATAAAAATACAATAAGGCTAAAAATCAGCGTTTTTTCCCTTTTTTTCATTTATATTCCCCTTAATTTTTTTACAGCTTCGTGTTCTTGTTTTTCTTTTTTATTTTTTATTATTTTATTATTGTTTTTTATTGTTTCTTTTTTGTTTTCTATATTTAAATTCTTTCTTTCTTCTCTTCTTTGAATTTCAGCTTGTTTTGGTTGCCTATTTACACACACATAACTATTTCCACTTTTAATTGTAAATTTTGGATTTGTAGTTTCTGCTATGATGTAATCTCCTACTATTCTTGTTTCTACTGGACTATCTTGTTTATCAATTACTGCAAAAATTGCTGGAATTTGTGGCATTTCATCTTTTGAGTATTTAAAATATGTAAATTTTTTATCGTCAAATATTTCAGCTGATAAAAGCCATTCATTTTCTTCTTTTGCTTTTTGAGTGTATCCACTATAAATATCGCTTTTTTTGACTTTTACTTCTGCAATGCCATCTTTTATTATTTTATATTCTTTATTGATTGCTTCTTGTTTTGCTAGTTTTATTTTTTTTGCTTCTTCATCTTCTATTTTTATCACAAAACTTGGATCATTTACATTTTTATAGTCTGTTGAAAAAAGATAAAAAGTATGAATTTTTCCATCATTTGTAAAAATGGTTAAGCTTGTATCTATTCCAATTAATTGTGGAATTATGGCTATAGCATTTGCCTTGCTTGGAATTTGTGCTATTTTAAAGCCTTTTTGGTCTCCTAGTATAAAATTATCTATATCGCTTTCAAATATTAAAGTTGTAGCCATTGCTTGACGAGTTCTTATTTTATGTGTTTTATTTGGGGTGTAGGGTATTGTTTTAGTGTTTTCATAACCACTATATTTTTTTGAGTGAAATTTTTTCTGTAATGCTTTTAAATCTTGATTTCTCATAGCTCCTTGCATTAGCTCTAGCTCTTCTTTGCTAAAATCTATTACTTCCATATTTGCATTAAAGCTATCTTGTGAATTGTGAAAACTTTCTATATTTGGTTGTGTTTCTTCTCCACGCATCCCAAGTGGATTTATTTTAAAATTCGATCTTATATTTTTGTTTATATCTTTTTCTTTATCGTTAAATATGCTTTCGCCCATTCCTTGTTGCTCGTTTGCTAATTCTTGGGTTTGCTTCATAATGGCTCTTATTTCATCCATTTGTGCTTGGCTTAATCCAGCATCGTTATTGTTTGCATTTAAATTTAAAGCAAACATTGCAATTAGTGAAAATTTAATTAAATTTTTCATTTTTTACCTTTTCATCAAGTATTTGTGTAACTTGATATTTATTTACAATGAAGCCAGTTGGATTTTTCATTACATCTGCATATGTGTTTCCATCTGTTATAAAGTCATATTCCAATGCACTTCTATATTTTTTATAACTTACTTCTGTTCTTCCTGCATTTGTGATTTCTGCTTGAAAGTCAATTGTTGCGACACTACTACTCAAAAGAGAGACATTTAAAATCTGTATATCTCTGAAGTAATTTTTTGCTGTGTAGATTGAATTTGGATTTGCTACTAAATTTTGAAATGCTTCCCATACTTGACGACTGCTTTGCGTTCTTATTTCGTTGTATCTTTCTATATCATCAATTCTATTTATCATTTCTCTATTTTTTACATAACCTGCAAGAATGCTTTTTAAAAGCTCTTCACTATTTCTAACATTTAAATCCGTATCATCTATCGTCACAAATCTTGCATCAGCTTCTGAAAATTTTAAAAGCACAGGTTTTGTTTCTTTTAAAGGTGTTAAAAAAATCAATGCTACTGATAAGCTTATACTAACCACTGAAAGTACTATTATTATGTAAAACATATAAGCTTTTATCGTTCTTTCTGTTTTAAAGATGAAATTTGGATCTACTTTTTTATCTTCAAATGCCATTTACCCAACCTTAATTAAACTACTAAAAGCACAAGGGCTGATTTTTTCTATTTTTTTTGGCTTATCTGCACATCCAGTTAAAAAAATCATTAAAACTCCCATAATTACTGCTATTTTTTTCATTTATTAGCTCCTTTATCTTCTATATAAAATTTACGCCAATGTTTTGGACTATCTTTTTTTAGTTGTTTTAAAAGCATTACCTTATCTGAGCTTGATGAAAATACTTTCATATAATCGCCAAGTCTTGATAAATTTATATCTAATTTTGCACTTTCGTTTCTTTGTTTCATCATTAAAAGAACTTGCCTTGCATTTGAGTTTGTCTCTTTTAAGAATTTAGCTTCTGTTGGTGTTATTCCGATTGAATTATTAAGTTGTTGTATTGTTTCATCGTTACTTGTTGGATAAATTATAAAATTTGCAATATTATCTAAAAATGATGATCCCCTTTCAATTCCACTAAACAAATTAATATTTTGAAAACCCATGCACATTACACCACCTATTTTTCTTACTTCAAGGATGGCTTCTAGTATTTTTTCTTGCATTGTAGGATCTTGTAAGTAATCTTTTAATTCATCTATAAAACAAAAAAAGCCACGCTTTTGGGTGTTATTTTTTGCTTGATTTTTGAGTTTATGAAATATATACATGGCTGTTAATCCAGACGCTTTTTTGTCACTTAATATTCCATCCATATTTAAAACTGATAGTTGTTTTGTAAAATTTAAAGCATCTTCTTTGTTATCAAATATTGAGTCTTTAAAATTTCCAAATCTAGTTTTTAGTTTTGCTTCATCTTCTGCTGGAAGTGATGTTATAAAATCACTCAACGACATTACTTGATCATCTTCTTTGTTGTTGTAAATTCTTTCTACTGTGCTACTTATATCTTCTATTGCTTTGTGTTCATCATTTTTAACTTCAGCCATAAATCTTAGCCACATTTTTAAAAAGTCTTTATTTTCGTTTGTATTGGATAAGCTAAATGGATTTAATTTAAAATCGCTACTTTCACTGTCGTGGTATTCTCCATCCATATAATTTGTAAAATTATGCATACCACGAAGCTTATCCATTGCAAATATGTCTATTGGATATTTAAATAAATTTGTCATTAAAAATTGAGCAAGTGTTGTTTTTCCGCTACTTGTTCCACCCATGATCATTGTGTGTCCACTTGGACGATCACCTGCTGGTTGGCAGTGAAAATTAAATAAAAAAGGTGTTCCGTTTAAGTGTTTAAATGTAGTTACTGCTTCATTTCCCCAATCGTTTTGATTAAAGCCAGTTACTTCATTTTCAAAACTAGCAATTGTTGCAAGGTTGCTTATGTTTAATGTCTTTTTTCTTGCGTTTAAATTTCCACGACTTGGAAAAAAGCTAAAATATAAAGCTTTTTGGTTAATTGTTTCTCTAACTACATTTAAGCCTTGATTTTCA
Coding sequences:
- a CDS encoding DNA type IV secretion system protein ComB10, which translates into the protein MKKREKTLIFSLIVFLSSPLFGGDIFTDEEMKNLQNQSNLDHLFNNSKFPVDDYIYKAGKKEPKQDGASMVEVIKKLDEFEEKTKPNEQTSSPEDTLKEQENLKQKAIEKQEVLKTQQIELKNEIQMDNQRAYEYKMKKLIRAQILSDRGSEISSINQSSKFGVDGFSNQKSIDISTNEHRLYRTIRAGRMIPAILTTAISSDLNGVVTAQIEQDIYATMGKAVLIPRGSKAIGFYTNDTEIGHERLEIMWREIITPQGINIMLTDAIVADNMGMNGAVGAVNNKYWERYGIAYSISTVTNALLLTIASKMKNSNQYATEVYSNAKSDISSVVQDIIQQQSQIKPTIEIQSGSRIFLVPTNHMWFAKPKNGEVLMQYFND
- a CDS encoding TrbG/VirB9 family P-type conjugative transfer protein — translated: MKNLIKFSLIAMFALNLNANNNDAGLSQAQMDEIRAIMKQTQELANEQQGMGESIFNDKEKDINKNIRSNFKINPLGMRGEETQPNIESFHNSQDSFNANMEVIDFSKEELELMQGAMRNQDLKALQKKFHSKKYSGYENTKTIPYTPNKTHKIRTRQAMATTLIFESDIDNFILGDQKGFKIAQIPSKANAIAIIPQLIGIDTSLTIFTNDGKIHTFYLFSTDYKNVNDPSFVIKIEDEEAKKIKLAKQEAINKEYKIIKDGIAEVKVKKSDIYSGYTQKAKEENEWLLSAEIFDDKKFTYFKYSKDEMPQIPAIFAVIDKQDSPVETRIVGDYIIAETTNPKFTIKSGNSYVCVNRQPKQAEIQRREERKNLNIENKKETIKNNNKIIKNKKEKQEHEAVKKLRGI
- a CDS encoding type IV secretion system protein, with amino-acid sequence MAFEDKKVDPNFIFKTERTIKAYMFYIIIVLSVVSISLSVALIFLTPLKETKPVLLKFSEADARFVTIDDTDLNVRNSEELLKSILAGYVKNREMINRIDDIERYNEIRTQSSRQVWEAFQNLVANPNSIYTAKNYFRDIQILNVSLLSSSVATIDFQAEITNAGRTEVSYKKYRSALEYDFITDGNTYADVMKNPTGFIVNKYQVTQILDEKVKNEKFN
- a CDS encoding type IV secretion system DNA-binding domain-containing protein; this translates as MTLFKNFKKPKQEKNIENKKDKKQKKNKNSFLSGINKKADEIIMLKEPQIYTLAKENNIACKYDENFIITKDGNVCIGVELKGTSYAGISLDDETDYLLSRVMFFTTLKNDVEINLIIKKRKQENKSYVEKDINPYANEIIKKWEINQDIYEIRYFLFISTVTKNITGMLESFKTGVTSEKREENKDSVNLTQKMELLKETLLNIKNHLSIYQPRQMDGDEILNFYATYSNAQETNLKYTNELITDCYISSDVEFKKDYIEFHLNDGRTKYGRFVSVKAYETEQIKSIITSNLIKSNYEFMVMIYLKPYEKRKALKKIKDTKTFSVDLVKAELDQLMELVQADRENLVETSFSIYALAYDLDELDEKSNKLKNILENQGLNVVRETINQKALYFSFFPSRGNLNARKKTLNISNLATIASFENEVTGFNQNDWGNEAVTTFKHLNGTPFLFNFHCQPAGDRPSGHTMIMGGTSSGKTTLAQFLMTNLFKYPIDIFAMDKLRGMHNFTNYMDGEYHDSESSDFKLNPFSLSNTNENKDFLKMWLRFMAEVKNDEHKAIEDISSTVERIYNNKEDDQVMSLSDFITSLPAEDEAKLKTRFGNFKDSIFDNKEDALNFTKQLSVLNMDGILSDKKASGLTAMYIFHKLKNQAKNNTQKRGFFCFIDELKDYLQDPTMQEKILEAILEVRKIGGVMCMGFQNINLFSGIERGSSFLDNIANFIIYPTSNDETIQQLNNSIGITPTEAKFLKETNSNARQVLLMMKQRNESAKLDINLSRLGDYMKVFSSSSDKVMLLKQLKKDSPKHWRKFYIEDKGANK